From the genome of Prevotella herbatica, one region includes:
- a CDS encoding SusC/RagA family TonB-linked outer membrane protein: protein MKRHILLAATLMLGINSFAQGLADNIVGEIVDKSGNPVSGAMIGVLSAPEIKVYSDSHGQFEISASQNDKLIVDAPDQSKKQVVVNGNKRIKIVMDHASQPVNIGFGIKQTVGESTMSVASAANSDFNNRSAKNIGNSLFGNVLGLTTLQGTGDYSSYEPTFYVRGLQTLAGKNPLVMVDGIERNISYITPEEVENVIVLKDAPAVALYGYKGANGAINIITKRGKYKSNEINFSYDHAFNWEERRPEFADAYTYANAMNEAFVNDGKSPKYSALELNAFQSGKYPYLYPNVDWIKECFKDVGASNIFNLSFRGGGTRMRYYTLINLQDNQGFVANPNMNDGYSTQNKYSKANFRTNLDIDLTNTTKVLVNIDGTLLETLRPGLSSDNLWDKIYTVPAASFPIKTESGLWGGNATWDGYSNPVALTEGRAYSKAHTRALFADLTLNQDLSAVTKGLSAWTRLAYDNISAYWENHTREYQFGSDAVSEWTNGEPSAYSHYTGGKDGTMSSDSKLDWQNKNFNFGIGANYDRTFGNHSISSVLMWNYEYRNSNGQNNTWYRNSASLYNHYGYKGKYYADLSLTMAASNKLAPGHRWAFSPTVSAAWVLSKENFMKNISFVDFLKLRASWGIINVDNIPAEGYWEQAFTGGNGYNLGGNYDWSSGWQEGRLASTSFTNEKSYKYNLGLDASLFKGLNVTLEGFYQRRSDIWVSAGGTNSAVLGADSPYINGGIVDNWGLELGTDYTKSITSDLLVNGGLNFTLSKNKIVDEREEPRAYNYLRRTNNSVEQIYGLQAIGFFKDQADIDNSPAQQFSQVKPGDIKYKDQNGDGVINENDEVKLGYNYVCPEIYYSFHIGMEYKGFGFNAMFQGVGNYTAVLNTKSMYWPLINNTNISNYYYENRWTPENTDAKFPRLTSESNENNFRTNSVWLENRSFLKLRNVELYYKFANSLLAKTKYIKTAKVYVRGVDLLCFDHIKQSDPEQYGNNYPLTRSVVVGVALGF, encoded by the coding sequence ATGAAACGACATATATTATTAGCCGCAACATTAATGCTTGGCATAAACTCTTTTGCACAGGGGCTTGCTGACAATATTGTAGGTGAAATTGTAGATAAATCTGGTAATCCAGTATCGGGTGCTATGATTGGTGTGCTTAGTGCTCCTGAAATAAAAGTATATTCCGACAGTCATGGACAGTTTGAAATTAGCGCATCGCAGAATGATAAATTGATTGTAGATGCTCCTGACCAGTCAAAGAAGCAGGTTGTTGTGAATGGCAATAAACGTATAAAGATCGTAATGGATCATGCTTCTCAACCCGTTAACATTGGCTTTGGTATAAAGCAAACTGTTGGTGAGTCGACAATGTCTGTTGCCTCTGCTGCAAATTCAGATTTCAATAATCGCTCTGCAAAGAATATTGGAAATTCTCTATTTGGTAATGTTCTTGGTTTAACAACATTGCAAGGTACAGGCGATTACTCTTCTTATGAGCCAACTTTCTATGTAAGAGGATTGCAGACTCTTGCTGGCAAGAATCCATTGGTGATGGTTGATGGTATTGAGAGAAATATTTCCTATATTACTCCAGAAGAGGTAGAAAATGTAATTGTATTAAAGGATGCTCCTGCTGTAGCTTTATATGGATACAAAGGCGCAAACGGTGCAATTAATATTATAACAAAGCGTGGTAAATACAAAAGTAATGAGATAAATTTTTCTTACGACCATGCATTTAATTGGGAAGAGCGCAGACCTGAATTTGCTGATGCATATACTTATGCCAATGCAATGAATGAGGCTTTCGTTAATGACGGTAAGTCTCCTAAATATTCAGCTTTAGAACTTAATGCTTTCCAGTCAGGCAAATATCCATATCTTTATCCTAATGTGGATTGGATAAAAGAATGTTTCAAAGATGTAGGTGCAAGTAATATCTTTAATCTTAGTTTCCGTGGAGGTGGCACACGAATGCGTTATTACACATTGATCAATCTTCAGGACAATCAAGGATTTGTTGCTAATCCTAATATGAATGATGGGTATTCAACACAGAATAAGTATTCTAAAGCCAATTTCAGAACAAACCTCGATATTGACTTGACAAATACAACTAAGGTTCTTGTTAATATTGATGGAACTTTATTGGAAACTCTTCGACCAGGACTGTCAAGCGATAACTTGTGGGATAAAATTTATACAGTGCCAGCGGCATCCTTCCCAATTAAGACAGAAAGTGGATTATGGGGTGGCAATGCAACTTGGGACGGATATTCTAATCCTGTTGCACTTACAGAAGGTCGTGCTTATAGCAAAGCACACACTAGAGCTTTGTTTGCTGATTTGACATTAAATCAGGATTTATCAGCAGTTACAAAGGGACTTAGTGCATGGACAAGATTAGCTTACGATAATATCTCTGCATATTGGGAAAACCATACAAGAGAGTATCAATTTGGCAGTGACGCTGTGTCTGAATGGACAAATGGAGAGCCTTCTGCATATTCTCATTACACAGGCGGTAAGGATGGAACCATGAGTTCTGACAGTAAACTCGACTGGCAAAACAAGAATTTTAATTTCGGCATTGGCGCCAATTATGATAGAACATTTGGTAATCATTCAATATCTTCTGTACTTATGTGGAATTATGAATACCGAAATAGCAATGGCCAGAATAATACTTGGTATCGTAACAGTGCTTCTTTGTATAATCATTATGGTTATAAGGGAAAGTATTATGCAGATTTGTCTTTAACAATGGCTGCCTCAAACAAATTGGCCCCTGGTCATCGTTGGGCATTCTCTCCTACAGTTTCTGCTGCTTGGGTGCTGTCAAAGGAAAACTTTATGAAGAATATCTCTTTTGTTGATTTCTTGAAATTACGTGCATCATGGGGTATAATCAATGTTGACAATATTCCTGCTGAAGGATATTGGGAACAAGCTTTCACTGGTGGTAATGGATACAATTTAGGTGGAAACTATGATTGGAGTAGTGGATGGCAGGAAGGTCGTTTGGCTTCAACAAGTTTCACTAATGAGAAGAGCTATAAGTATAATCTAGGTCTAGACGCTTCTTTGTTTAAAGGATTGAATGTAACATTAGAAGGATTCTATCAGCGCAGAAGTGATATCTGGGTATCTGCTGGTGGTACAAACTCTGCGGTACTTGGTGCCGATAGTCCATATATTAATGGTGGAATTGTAGATAACTGGGGATTGGAATTAGGAACAGACTATACAAAGAGCATTACTAGTGACTTGTTAGTTAATGGAGGTCTTAATTTTACATTGTCAAAGAATAAAATCGTTGATGAGCGTGAGGAACCACGTGCATACAATTATTTGAGACGTACCAACAATTCTGTTGAGCAGATTTATGGCTTACAGGCAATTGGTTTCTTTAAGGATCAAGCAGATATTGATAACAGTCCTGCACAACAATTTTCTCAGGTAAAGCCTGGAGACATCAAGTATAAGGATCAGAATGGCGATGGAGTCATTAATGAAAATGATGAAGTTAAGTTAGGTTACAATTACGTTTGCCCAGAAATCTATTATTCTTTCCACATAGGAATGGAATACAAGGGATTTGGTTTTAACGCAATGTTCCAAGGCGTAGGTAACTATACTGCCGTATTGAATACTAAGTCAATGTATTGGCCTTTGATAAACAATACCAATATTAGTAACTATTATTATGAGAATCGTTGGACTCCAGAAAACACGGATGCCAAATTCCCACGTCTTACATCAGAGAGTAATGAAAATAACTTCCGAACAAATTCCGTTTGGTTGGAAAACCGTTCGTTCTTGAAGTTGAGAAATGTAGAATTGTATTACAAGTTTGCTAATTCTTTACTAGCTAAGACAAAATACATAAAGACCGCAAAGGTTTATGTAAGAGGCGTTGATCTGCTGTGCTTTGATCATATCAAACAGTCAGACCCTGAACAATATGGGAATAATTATCCATTAACTCGCTCTGTTGTGGTAGGAGTGGCTCTTGGTTTCTAA